A genomic stretch from Sceloporus undulatus isolate JIND9_A2432 ecotype Alabama chromosome 5, SceUnd_v1.1, whole genome shotgun sequence includes:
- the CLCN3 gene encoding H(+)/Cl(-) exchange transporter 3 isoform X4 — protein MEISSDPYLPYDGGGGDDIPLRELHKRAGTHYTMTNGGSINSTTHLLDLLDEPIPGVGTYDDFHTIDWVREKCKDRERHRRINSKKKESAWEMTKSLYDAWSGWLVVTLTGLASGALAGLIDIAADWMTDLKEGICLSALWFNHEQCCWASNETTFEERDKCPLWKTWAELIIGQAEGPGSYIMNYIMYIFWALSFAFLAVSLVKVFAPYACGSGIPEIKTILSGFIIRGYLGKWTLMIKTITLVLAVASGLSLGKEGPLVHVACCCGNIFSYLFPKYSTNEAKKREVLSAASAAGVSVAFGAPIGGVLFSLEEVSYYFPLKTLWRSFFAALVAAFVLRSINPFGNSRLVLFYVEYHTPWYLFELLPFILLGVFGGLWGAFFIRANIAWCRRRKSTKFGKFPVLEVIIVAAITAVIAFPNPYTRVNTSELIKELFTDCGPLESSSLCDYRNDMNNSKIVDDIPDRPAGTGVYSAIWQLCLALIFKIIMTVFTFGIKVPSGLFIPSMAIGAIAGRIVGIAVEQLAYYHHDWFIFKEWCEVGADCITPGLYAMVGAAACLGGVTRMTVSLVVIVFELTGGLEYIVPLMAAVMTSKWVGDAFGREGIYEAHIRLNGYPFLDAKEEFTHTTLAADVMRPRRNEAPLAVLTQDNMTVDDIENLINETSYNGFPVIMSKESQRLVGFALRRDLTIAIESARKKQEGIVGSSRVCFAQHTPSLPAESPRPLKLRSILDMSPFTVTDHTPMEIVVDIFRKLGLRQCLVTHNGRLLGIITKKDILRHMAQTANQDPTSIMFN, from the exons CTGGAACTCACTATACAATGACAAATGGAGGAAGTATTAATAGTACAACACACTTGCTGGACCTCTTGGATGAGCCCATTCCTGGGGTTGGAACCTATGATGACTTCCATACCATTGATTGGGTGCGAGAGAAGTgcaaagacagagagagacacagaagG ATCAAtagcaagaaaaaggaatcagcaTGGGAGATGACAAAGAGTTTGTATGATGCATGGTCGGGATGGCTGGTTGTAACACTAACTGGATTGGCATCAG GTGCATTGGCTGGCTTGATAGATATTGCTGCAGACTGGATGACTGATTTAAAGGAGGGTATTTGTCTCAGTGCACTGTGGTTCAACCATGAGCAGTGTTGCTGGGCATCAAACGAAACAACATTTGAAGAACGAGACAAATGTCCACTATGGAAAACTTGGGCAGAACTAATAATTGGTCAAGCAGAA GGACCAGGTTCCTACATAATGAACTACATCATGTATATTTTTTGGGCTTTGAGCTTTGCTTTCCTAGCAGTGTCTCTCGTGAAGGTGTTTGCTCCTTATGCTTGTGGCTCCGGGATTCCAGAG ATCAAAACTATATTGAGTGGCTTCATTATTAGAGGATACTTGGGAAAGTGGACCTTGATGATAAAAACAATCACTTTAGTCTTGGCTGTTGCCTCAGGATTGAGTTTAGGAAAAGAAGGCCCTCTCGTACATGTTGCCTGTTGCTGTGGAAACATCTTTTCCTACCTCTTTCCAAAGTACAGCACAAATGAAGCCAAAAAAAGGGAG GTATTATCAgctgcttcagctgctggagtATCAGTAGCCTTTGGTGCCCCCATTGGTGGAGTCCTTTTCAGCCTAGAAGAA GTCAGTTATTATTTTCCACTGAAAACTTTGTGGAGATCGTTTTTTGCTGCTTTGGTGGCTGCCTTTGTTTTGAGATCAATCAATCCTTTCGGTAACAGTCGGCTTGTTCTTTTCTATGTGGAATACCATACTCCATGGTACCTGTTTGAACTGTTACCATTTATTCTTCTGGGTGTGTTTGGCGGGCTATGGGGAGCGTTTTTCATTCGTGCAAACATCGCTTGGTGCCGCCGACGCAAATCAACCAAATTTGGAAAGTTCCCAGTTCTGGAGGTCATTATTGTAGCAGCAATAACGGCTGTCATTGCTTTTCCAAATCCATACACCAGAGTCAACACCAGTGAGCTTATTAAAGAACTCTTCACAGACTGTGGCCCCTTGGAATCCTCCTCTCTTTGTGATTACAGAAATGACATGAATAATAGTAAAATAGTAGATGATATTCCTGACCGTCCAGCAGGCACTGGAGTGTATTCAGCTATATGGCAGCTGTGCTTAGCCCTTATATTTAAGATTATAATGACAGTTTTCACCTTTGGCATCAAG GTCCCATCAGGTTTATTCATACCAAGTATGGCGATTGGAGCAATAGCTGGGAGAATTGTGGGGATTGCTGTGGAGCAGCTTGCTTACTATCACCATGATTGGTTTATCTTCAAGGAATGGTGTGAGGTTGGAGCAGACTGTATAACACCAGGCCTCTATGCTATGGTTGGTGCTGCTGCATGCTTAG GTGGTGTGACAAGGATGACAGTATCTCTGGTGGTTATTGTCTTTGAGTTAACAGGTGGACTGGAATACATTGTGCCGCTTATGGCTGCAGTAATGACAAGCAAGTGGGTAGGAGAtgcttttggcagagaaggtatCTATGAAGCCCACATTCGTCTGAATGGATATCCTTTCTTGGATGCCAAGGAAGAATTTACCCACACAACACTGGCCGCTGATGTCATGAGACCTCGAAGAAACGAAGCACCCCTGGCAGTACTAACACAAGATAACATGACAGTGGATGATATAGAAAATTTGATAAATGAAACAAGCTATAATGGTTTCCCTGTTATTATGTCAAAAGAGTCCCAAAGGCTAGTGGGATTTGCTTTGAGGAGAGATTTGACTATTGCAATAG AAAGTGCCAGAAAGAAGCAAGAAGGCATTGTTGGCAGTTCCAGGGTCTGTTTTGCCCAGCATACTCCTTCACTTCCAGCAGAAAGCCCTCGACCCTTGAAGCTTAGAAGCATTCTTGACATGAGCCCTTTTACTGTAACAGATCACACACCAATGGAGATAGTGGTGGATATTTTCCGCAAACTTGGCCTAAGGCAGTGCCTTGTAACACACAATGG